Proteins encoded by one window of Bacteroidota bacterium:
- a CDS encoding T9SS type A sorting domain-containing protein produces MQAFNVLIDTSAYAPWFWWSPQTHFPLSFILSYDANIGITEFTVDKNIIYPNPCNDELHINTKDKLVSIEITNLVGEKFKPNMIIGDKHIKVNTAQLKNGIYILKLLNNKNQITYEKFCKID; encoded by the coding sequence TTGCAAGCTTTTAATGTATTAATAGATACATCAGCATACGCTCCGTGGTTTTGGTGGTCACCTCAAACTCATTTTCCATTAAGTTTTATCCTGAGTTACGATGCAAATATTGGCATCACTGAGTTTACAGTTGATAAGAACATAATTTATCCCAATCCTTGTAATGATGAGTTGCATATAAATACGAAAGATAAATTAGTGTCAATTGAAATTACAAATTTGGTTGGAGAAAAATTTAAACCTAACATGATAATAGGTGATAAACATATTAAGGTGAATACTGCACAACTAAAAAATGGAATTTATATACTCAAGTTACTCAACAATAAAAATCAAATTACGTACGAAAAATTTTGTAAAATTGATTAG
- a CDS encoding helix-turn-helix transcriptional regulator, translated as MAEKIHVESSTLSKIEHGHVEPNLSMLTKIAEALSITLEQLLHYDEHTQININNSNTSGNNGVNYGGVINDIEFIKQMLVANQHRIESIEMRVKAMEGKG; from the coding sequence TTGGCGGAAAAAATTCATGTGGAGTCGTCCACATTAAGCAAAATTGAGCATGGACATGTAGAACCAAACCTATCCATGCTTACCAAAATAGCCGAAGCTCTTTCCATTACATTAGAGCAGTTGCTGCACTATGATGAGCATACCCAAATCAATATTAATAATTCAAATACATCAGGCAATAATGGAGTTAACTACGGTGGTGTAATAAATGATATTGAGTTTATAAAGCAAATGTTAGTGGCCAATCAACACCGCATAGAGTCAATAGAAATGCGTGTAAAGGCTATGGAAGGCAAAGGATAA
- a CDS encoding DUF937 domain-containing protein, whose amino-acid sequence MAFNIIDVAKGYLTQEVISKASSFLGESESNTAKAVTTALPTLVAGMLNKANDNNGVSTLFNLLKSSDNNGSMLSNLSGIFSGGDSTTNMIATGSNLLSSLFGSKSDGIADVVASASGISKNSSSSLLGMLAPFIMNLFGKEVASKGLDLSAFTSLLGSQKGIISSILPSGITSLLGLGSIADLGGKLFSGTASMAGSAAHSATNMYKQAEEKSSGLGKYLPWLLAAFIGLAALYFWKGCGKAGHDAEHAATEATHDAVNHAEQAVDNATETITAAADSLTEKASGLWADLGNIFKRKLSTGFELNIPENGIENKLITFIEDASKPVDKTTWFNFDRLLFETGKATLKPESQEQLKNMAEILKAFPNVNLKIGGYTDNVGDDNSNMKLSTDRANTVMAELIKLGVDASRLAAEGYGEQFPVATNDTEEGRAQNRRIACRVTKK is encoded by the coding sequence ATGGCATTTAACATTATTGATGTAGCAAAGGGTTACCTTACACAAGAGGTAATAAGCAAGGCAAGTAGTTTCCTTGGCGAAAGCGAAAGCAATACTGCCAAGGCAGTAACAACAGCACTACCCACACTGGTAGCAGGTATGCTTAACAAGGCAAATGACAACAATGGGGTCAGCACCTTGTTTAACTTACTCAAGAGTAGTGATAATAATGGAAGCATGTTATCAAACCTGTCGGGTATCTTCAGCGGAGGCGATTCTACAACTAACATGATAGCTACCGGAAGTAATCTATTGTCAAGTTTATTTGGAAGCAAGTCAGATGGCATTGCTGATGTAGTTGCCTCTGCAAGCGGTATATCAAAAAACTCTTCCTCTTCATTACTAGGAATGCTTGCTCCTTTTATCATGAATTTGTTTGGCAAAGAAGTGGCATCTAAGGGTCTTGACCTTTCAGCATTTACCTCTTTATTAGGAAGTCAAAAAGGAATAATAAGTTCGATACTTCCATCTGGAATTACTTCACTATTAGGATTAGGAAGCATTGCTGATTTAGGTGGAAAATTATTTTCTGGAACAGCATCAATGGCTGGTAGTGCAGCGCATAGTGCAACCAATATGTATAAGCAAGCCGAAGAAAAATCGAGTGGCTTAGGCAAATATTTGCCCTGGTTGTTGGCAGCATTTATTGGGCTTGCAGCATTATATTTTTGGAAAGGATGTGGCAAAGCCGGACATGATGCAGAGCATGCAGCAACCGAAGCTACGCATGATGCGGTTAATCATGCAGAGCAAGCTGTAGATAATGCCACCGAAACAATTACAGCTGCTGCTGATAGTTTGACCGAAAAAGCATCGGGACTGTGGGCTGACCTAGGAAATATTTTTAAACGTAAGTTAAGCACAGGTTTTGAATTAAACATTCCCGAAAATGGAATCGAAAATAAATTAATCACCTTTATTGAAGATGCATCAAAGCCGGTTGACAAAACTACCTGGTTTAATTTCGATCGTTTATTATTTGAAACAGGCAAGGCAACACTAAAGCCTGAGTCGCAAGAGCAATTAAAAAACATGGCCGAAATATTAAAAGCATTTCCTAATGTAAATTTAAAAATTGGAGGTTATACCGATAATGTAGGTGATGATAATTCAAACATGAAATTGTCTACTGACCGAGCTAATACGGTGATGGCAGAATTGATAAAGCTTGGAGTTGATGCATCTCGTCTTGCTGCCGAAGGATACGGAGAGCAATTCCCTGTTGCTACTAATGATACAGAAGAAGGCCGTGCACAAAATCGTAGGATTGCATGCAGGGTAACTAAAAAGTAA
- a CDS encoding bifunctional response regulator/alkaline phosphatase family protein has translation MEKPQVLWADDEIDLLKPHILFLEDKGYAVSTVNNGDDALEQVQLKNFDIVLLDENMPGLSGLETLARIKNLKSTLPVIMITKSEEEYIMEDAIGNKIADYLIKPVNPNQILLSLKKNLDNKRLVSEKANSNYMQEFRNIGMRLSDRLDYNDWVDVYKKLVYWELELAKNPDQSMYDILISQKEEANMLWGKFIENNYVNWLKTPDKAPILSHELLRKKVFPIADATEENVYFILIDNLRYDQWKTIQPALEEYFRINEEETYCAILPTATQYARNAIFAGMMPSDIEKRFPKMWFNDEEDEGKNLHESDFLADHLQRLRKNYKFSYTKVTNYNSGKELVDNIHKMQGNKLNVIVYNFVDMLSHARTEMEMIRELADDEKAYRSITLSWFENSPLFEAMRKISEKPCKVIISTDHGTIRVKQAVKIVGDKNTNTNLRYKNGKTLSYDKRDVFEIRNPIDAMLPKQHVSSAYVFARKDDFFAYPNNYNHYATYYRNTFQHGGVSLEEMIVPVIALSSK, from the coding sequence ATGGAAAAACCACAAGTGCTTTGGGCCGATGATGAAATTGATTTACTAAAACCACACATTCTCTTTTTAGAAGATAAAGGATATGCCGTAAGTACAGTAAACAATGGTGATGACGCCTTAGAGCAAGTGCAACTAAAGAATTTTGACATTGTATTGCTTGATGAAAATATGCCCGGATTGAGCGGCCTCGAAACCTTGGCAAGAATTAAAAACTTGAAATCTACGTTGCCGGTAATAATGATTACCAAAAGCGAAGAAGAATACATTATGGAAGATGCCATTGGTAACAAAATTGCCGATTACCTGATTAAGCCTGTTAATCCGAATCAGATTTTGCTATCGCTCAAAAAAAATCTTGACAACAAACGCCTGGTAAGTGAGAAAGCAAATTCTAATTACATGCAGGAGTTTCGCAATATTGGAATGCGCCTGAGCGACCGCCTCGATTACAACGATTGGGTTGATGTATATAAAAAATTAGTCTATTGGGAATTGGAGCTTGCTAAAAATCCTGATCAGAGCATGTATGATATACTTATTAGTCAAAAGGAAGAAGCAAATATGTTGTGGGGCAAGTTTATCGAAAACAATTATGTAAACTGGCTTAAAACTCCAGATAAGGCTCCCATACTTTCGCATGAGCTGCTACGCAAAAAAGTGTTTCCAATAGCAGATGCCACCGAAGAGAATGTATATTTTATTTTGATTGATAATTTGCGTTACGACCAATGGAAAACTATACAACCTGCTCTGGAAGAATACTTTCGCATAAATGAGGAAGAAACCTATTGTGCCATATTACCTACAGCAACACAATATGCACGCAATGCAATTTTTGCAGGAATGATGCCAAGCGATATTGAAAAACGTTTTCCCAAAATGTGGTTTAATGACGAAGAAGACGAAGGTAAAAATTTACACGAAAGTGATTTTCTTGCCGATCATCTGCAACGCTTGCGTAAAAACTACAAGTTCAGCTACACCAAAGTTACAAACTATAATAGCGGAAAAGAGCTGGTAGATAATATACATAAAATGCAAGGCAACAAGTTGAATGTTATCGTATACAACTTTGTTGACATGCTATCGCATGCCCGCACCGAAATGGAAATGATACGCGAGTTAGCTGATGATGAAAAAGCATATCGTAGTATTACCCTTAGCTGGTTTGAGAATTCACCCTTGTTTGAAGCCATGCGAAAAATATCGGAGAAACCGTGTAAAGTAATAATCAGCACCGACCATGGAACAATACGCGTGAAGCAGGCAGTTAAAATTGTGGGAGATAAAAACACGAATACCAACCTGCGTTATAAAAACGGAAAGACGTTGTCTTACGATAAAAGGGATGTATTCGAAATAAGAAACCCGATAGATGCCATGTTGCCAAAGCAACATGTAAGCAGTGCCTATGTGTTTGCACGTAAGGATGATTTCTTTGCATATCCCAATAATTATAATCATTATGCTACTTACTATAGAAACACTTTTCAGCATGGAGGTGTATCGCTCGAAGAGATGATAGTGCCTGTAATAGCCTTAAGCAGCAAGTAA